The Anaerolineales bacterium region GCGCGCAAAACGGCGCGATGTGTTCAAGATCGAAATTTCGGATACGGTTCAAGCCAAAGGAAAAATAGCCGAGATTTTGAGTTTGGCGCAACAGAAAAAGATTCAGGTGGTGAAAGCGCCGCGCGCGCGGCTGGATAAAATCCACGAACACAATCAGGGAATTGTCGCGGAGGTGAGCAAGTATCCGTATGCCGATCTGCTTGACATCTTCGAGAACGCACGCAAAAAAGATGAACCTCCGTTCGTGCTGTTGCTCGATTCGTTGAACGACCCGCAGAATTTCGGCGCGCTGATTCGCACAGCCGAGGCGGTGGGTGTGCATGGCATCGTCATTCCGCTGGCGCACACGGTGGAGGTCACGCCTGCGGTGGTCAACGCGTCGTCGGGCGCGAGCGAGCATCTGCTCATTGCGCGCATGAATTTGTCACAGGCGATCGACGCGTTGAAAGAGGAAAATGTTTGGGTGGTCGGGTTGGATCAGGACGGGGAAACGGTCGGCGCGAAGACAACGCGTCACTTTAGTGGGGCAACCGCACTCGTGGTCGGAAGCGAGGGCGAGGGCATCCGTCAACTCACGCGGGCGAAATGCGACATCGTTTTGAAACTTCCGATGCGCGGGCAAGTCGAATCGTTGAACGCGGCGGTGGCGGGGTCGGTGGCGTTGTATCTGGCGTATTTGGCGAGAAAGGGTGGTTGAGTAGACCTGCGTGCGGTGCGCTGAGCCTGTCGAAGTGATCTTCGCAGGTCGTACACTTGCACCTGCATGCAAGTGCAGGTGTCGAAACCACCCATAAGCAACGCAGTTCTTGTTACAAGTGAATCCTTGAACATCGTTGGTTTCGATACGGGCTTCGCCCTACTCAACCAACGGAGCATATTTGGAGATAACATGCCTCAAGCAACCTATCA contains the following coding sequences:
- the rlmB gene encoding 23S rRNA (guanosine(2251)-2'-O)-methyltransferase RlmB; this translates as MFKIEISDTVQAKGKIAEILSLAQQKKIQVVKAPRARLDKIHEHNQGIVAEVSKYPYADLLDIFENARKKDEPPFVLLLDSLNDPQNFGALIRTAEAVGVHGIVIPLAHTVEVTPAVVNASSGASEHLLIARMNLSQAIDALKEENVWVVGLDQDGETVGAKTTRHFSGATALVVGSEGEGIRQLTRAKCDIVLKLPMRGQVESLNAAVAGSVALYLAYLARKGG